Below is a genomic region from Gracilimonas sp..
ATTCTTTGGAGACTTCCATCGTCCCAACTATTACCGGGGTGGAAATATTGGAATGATAGAATAATACGCCATCCCCCTTTTTCATGTCATCGCGCATATAATTTCGTGCAGCATAATTTCTGACGCCCGTCCACTCAGTTTCGCCGTCTTTCTTTAAATCGTCAATGCTGTAGTCATCCGGTTCTGATTTCATTAACCAATAGTTTCTATCGCTCATTGTATTCGCTTTAGAATTAAGAATTAGAAATTAAAAATTTAAAATTGGATTGATTTGTGCCAATTTTAAATTTTTAATTATTCATTTTGAATTATACTTCTCCACATACCACAAAATTGTTTGGCGGAGCATTCCGTCGAAATCCTGAGAAGGTTCCCAGCCCAATTCATTCTTAATTTTTGAGGCATCGATAGCATACCGGAAATCATGTCCCAGCCGGTCGGTTACAAAAGTGATCAGGTTTTTATAGTCACCCTCTGGTCCTTTTCCTACTTCTTCGTTCAGGATATCACAGATTTTCCGTACCAGGTCAATGTTTTTCCATTCGTTATTGCCGCCAATTGTATACGTTTCACCAGCCTTACCCTTGCCAAAAGCTACATCCAAAGCATCGCAATGGTTATGCACAAAAAGCCAGTCGCGGACATTCTCCCCTTTCCCATATACAGGTATTTTCTCATGGTTGATGGCACTTCGAATGACGACGGGAATTAGTTTCTCATCATGTTGGTGTGGCCCGTAATTGTTGGAACAATTGGTGGTGACCACATTCATGCCGTAGGTATGATAATAGGCTCGCACAATCATATCGCTGCCGGCTTTGGAAGCTGAATAAGGAGAATTAGGAGCATAGGGAGTTTCCTCAGTAAAAAAGCCATCCTCGTCTTGTAGCTCGCCATACACTTCATCTGTAGAAACATGCAAAAAACGATTGTTTTCCCATTCCTCTTCATCATCCTTCCAAAGCAACCGACACTCTTCCAGAATATTGAATGTGCCTACAATGTTAGACTGTATAAAGGGTTCGGGCCCCTGTATTGAATTATCAACATGAGACTCTGCAGCAAGATGAAAAACCCCCTGCGGCTTGAACGTCTGCACTATATCGTGCACCTCGTTTCTATTAACCAAATCCACTTTCTTAAAGTAGTATCTGCCCGAATCTTTGAGTGATTTCAGATAGGATTGATCGGAGGCATATGTAAGTTTATCCAGGTTGTATATTTCCCAATCCGGGTGGTCTTCGGTAAGTCTTAAAATCAGGTTCGAACCAATGAAACCGGCTCCTCCCGTTACAATAATTCGCATATCAGAATAAGTCTTCTTCTTTGAGTGATGAAAATAAAGGCAGTTTCCGGTCTTTTTCAGAAAGAATTGGACGGGCCACATCCCAGTGAATTCGAATCAGAGGATCATCCCAGCGCACCCCCCGCTCCCCTTCGGCATTGTAATAATCTGAGCACTTGTAGGCCACAACCGCCTCATCAGAAAGCACCGAAAAGCCATGGGCAAATCCTTTAGGGATGAAAAGCATTCGTTTGCTTACATCCGTGAGCTTAAAGGCCACATAATTTCCAAAAGAAGGAGAATTCTGCCGAAGATCTACAGCCACATCCAGTATTGATCCCTTCAGGCACTGTACCAGTTTATCCTGGGGATTTTCTATTTGATAATGCAATCCACGAACCGTGTTTTTATAGGATTTTGAGACGTTATCTTGCACAAAATCTACATCAATACCCGATTTTTTGAGCTCCGATTTCCGATAAGCCTCAAAAAAATATCCCCGGTCGTCTTCAAAAACCCGGGGTTCTATAATTTTTACAGCAGGAATGCGTGTTTCTGTAATCTTCATACTTTAAGTTCGGCCAACATTGATTTTAATCCTTCTTCCCATTCAATAAGGGAAACGCCTGAGATGTTAGCAATTTTTTCAGTACTTAACAGGGAAAAAGCCGGACGTTTGGCTTTGGTAGGGAATGCGGAGCTATCTACCGGCTCAAGATTAATATCTACTCCAGCTTGTTTAAAAATTTCTGATGCAAAATCGTACCAGGTTATCTTTCCTTTTGAGGTCAGATGGAAAACTCCCTCTTCATTGCCTTCAATAAGCTGCCAGCAGTTTTCAACCACATTTTTTGCAAAAGTGGGACAGCCAAATTGATCATTCACAACCTTTAGTGTATCACGGTCTTCAGCCAGTTTGAGCATCGTTTTCACAAAGTTGCTGCCATACTTACCACACAGCCATGAAACCCGGATAAGCAAATAGTTGCATCCACTGTCCTGAATAGCTTTTTCTCCGGCAAGTTTAGAACTCCCATACACATTAATCGGTTTAGTGGGATGATCTTCAGTGTACCCTTCCGGAAATTTCTCCATATCCTCTTTTGTCCCGGGAAAAACATAATCGGTTGAAAAATGCAATATCTTAATTTTTTTTTGGGCACAATATTTGGCCAGGTTTCCAACCGCCTTTTCATTTACCTGGAAAGCTTTTTCGGGTTCATCTTCGGCCTGATCTACTTTTGTGTAGGCTGCACAATTAATAATAAGATCCGGTCGGAGATTGCTCAGCACACGATTGGTATCCGCATGGTCGGTTACATCCAGATCAGCGGAAGGCAAGGATATAAACTCCACTTCTTTACGGTTCAGGAAGCTCACCCATTCCCTTCCAAGCTGACCACTGCCACCCGTAATTAAAATCCGCATAATTATCCCCTTACCAATTCATTGGCGATCCGGTATGATTCAGGTGTTCCGGCATCGGTCCACCAACCTTCCATTACCGAGCTTTTCATTTCTCCTTTTTGAATGTAGAAGTTATTGACATCTGTTATTTCTAACTCTCCCCGGCCAGATGGCTTTAAGTTTTGAATGCAATCAAAGACTTTTGAGTCATAAAAGTAAACGCCGGTCACGGCATAATTTGATTTAGGCTTCTCCGGTTTTTCTTCGATCGAAAGTACTTCCTCTCCATCCAGCTCAGCCACCCCATATCGTTTGGGGTCGGGTACTTCCTTGATCAGAATCTGAGCGCCGGTTCCGTCATAGTTGTCAACAGCCTTTTTTAGTGAACTCTGAAAAATATTATCACCCAGTATTACAACCACAGGTTCATCTCCTGCAAAATTTTCTGCCAGTCCCAAAGCTTGTGCAATTCCTCCCGCCTCATCCTGTACCTTATAGGTGAACCTACAACCAAAATCCTTCCCTGAACCCAACAAATTAACAACCGCTCCCATGTGCTCTGTTCCGGTCACGATCAGTATCTCCTGAATACCCACTTCTGTTAGCTTTTCGATGGGATGATAAATCATGGGTTTGTCACCAATCGGAAGCAAATGTTTGTTCGTAACTTTAGTTAGAGGAAATAACCGTGATCCGGTTCCGCCTGCAAGAATAATTCCTTTCATAAAAAACTTTGATTCAATTTGGCTCAAAATAAGAAAAGTTAATTTACATCTGCTAAATCATTATTAGAGTCTGTTAATTAACGAGAATTAACTCATTAAGAACTTTACAAAAGCATATTTTTATACGATAAATTTTGAGAGACCTTCAGGCTTTAGGCAGTGATTAAATCCAAGATTCACATAAAAATTCTGTTCATCACCATATTTCTTTTTTGTATGGGTGGAATTGATGTATCTGCCCAAACCACAAATTGGAATGGCTCTGTTAACAGCGACTGGAATAATGCTTCGAACTGGAGTAACGGCGTTCCCGGCCCGGGATATAGAGCAGTTATCACGAATTACTCCAATAAGCCAATCCTTAATACTTCAGCAACGGTAAATACCCTTCAGCTCGGGAGTTACTACCCGGGTCCGGGAGTTACCTTTCTTACGGTGATATCAGGTGGAAATTTAACGATCACCAATGAAATTGAATTCAATGGCAATGGAGGCTCTCTACACATTGACGGGGGAACGGTAAATCATACCGGAACCTCACTCGACTGGGGTTCCAATGATAATCGTTATGTAGAAATGACCAGCGGTAGTTTTACCACCAATGCAAATTTTTCGATTAATGGTGGAAATAAAACAACACAACCTGGCTTCTCGGTTGGCAGCGGAACAGCTACTTTTAATGGAAATCTTACCGTCAGCAGTTCGGGTAGCGGCAAATGGTTTGATGCCGGTTCTGGTGTTGTAAATGTAGAAGGTAACCTGAACATTCAGAATAGTGCATTATTTGAATTAGGCACAGCAACTTTGACTGTTGATGGAACAACAACCATTAACGGTACATTTGACGGTGAAGATGGAATGGCAACTTTTGAAGGACCAGCAAATGTTCAAAGTGGAGGCACATTAGAAAACGATTCCGGTACACTCGTATTTAATTCCACACTAGATGTGCAAGGTAATGCCTATGCTTATTTAGGATCGGGTACCGTAGAAATTAACAACGATGTACAAGTTCAAAGCTCCGGATATTTTTATGTGCAGGATGCTACCGTGAACATCAATGGTAATGCTGACTTTTCGAGCAACGGTAATCTATATGTTGATACTGGAACTATTAATGTTGCTGGCGACGCCTCCGTTACAAGTGGGGGTTCGATGTCGCTTGGGAGTGGTAATTTGGAGCTTTCCGGAGATTTTGAAGTCACCGGTGGCAGTAATTTTAATGCCGATTCCAGTACCGTAACCTTTAGTGGAGACAACACTCAAACCATCACCACCAATGGTAGCAATATCACTTTCAATAATGTCGTCGTCGATTCCGGAGCTACTTTCCAAACTGACGGGGGTTCTGAGAATGTAGTTACGGTTGAAGGTAACCTTACCGTTAATGAAGGTGGTTCTGTCAATGTACAGGACGATGACCAACTCGATATTCAGGGTGAAGTAAATGGTGATGGTTCAGATAACGTACAGAGCCCGGCCCCATTTGCCGTTTCTGCGGTAGCAACCGATGTAAACACCGTCATTGTTACTTTTAACAAGGCCATGGTCGAATCCTTGGCAGAGAATGTTTCCAATTATACCATAGAAAGGGTCAGCAACTCCAACTCGGTAACCGTAAACAGTGCTACTCTAAATACGGGAGGCAATAGTAAACAGGTTACATTGTCTATATCCACCATTCTTGAAGATGTGGAATACCGAATCATCATGAACAACCTTGAAAGCACTGACAACGGGGAATTATCTGACAATCACATCAAGAGGTTTACCAAGGTAGGCCCCATTACTTTTTATAGCGTTACTTCCGGCAACTGGGCTACTGCAGGCACCTGGTCCAAAACCAGTCATTCTGGTACTCCTTCTGCTTCTGACCATCCCGGAAATACAAATAATGCAACCGTAATTGTTGGTGATGGTGATGTAGTCACTATTTCAAGTTCCACAAGCATTGAAAATCAAACTGCGGTTCAGGTGAAATCAGGATCGGTACTTCGTGTAGGTTCAGGTGGGGTCTTAACCACCGGATTAAAGACGATAACCGGAGCGGGTACTTTTGAAGTTACAACAGGAACCCTCAGAATAGGTTCACTTTCAGGTATTTCGTCTTCCGGGTCAACCGGAAATATTCAAACCACAACCCGTACATTCGGTACTTCAGGCAGTTACACGTACAATGGAAGCGGAGTACAAAATACAGGCAATGGTTTACCCGGAACGGTACAGAATTTAACGATCTCGAATAGCTCCGGAGTAACTTTATCAACCAATAACATTCAGGTTAGTGGTACCCTCTTTTTAACCAGTGGGACGTTCAACATTGGGTCCGGAAAAAATTTAATCGCAAACACAAAATCCATTGGCAGCGGAGATCTCAAAATTGAGCGAACCATAACCGGTTCCAATGGCTGGCGATTACTTTCTTCTCCATTAGATACTGATTTTGATGATCTGCTTGACAAAACCGTAACTCAGGGCTTTACAGGCGCCTATTATAGTACTGGGTCAAATCCTGGAGACACATTACAACCTAATGTGCTTTATTACGATGAAACCTATCCCGGTACGGATAATCAACGGTGGAGAGCCCCATCCAATGCTTCAAATTCTATTCCAGAAGGACTTGGGTTGTTCACCTATATCTTCGGGGATATCGATGCTGACCCAAATTATAATGACGTTTTCCCACTGCCATTAACACTGGATGTTCAGGGACAAGAAAATGAAGGACCTGTTGATTTTGGTGTCACCTATACCACCTCTGCTGACTCAGGCTGGAATTTAGCAGGCAATCCCTATGCTGCCACTATCGATTGGGATAACGCCTCTTCCTGGACCAAAACAAATATCGATCAAACCATCTACATATGGGATTATAGCAGCAACCAATTTTTAACCTGGAATGGATCTACAGGAGATTTAGGAAGTGGATTAATTGCTCCTTTCCAGGGGTTTTGGATTAAAGCTAATGCAATCACTCCTTCTCTTGTTGTTGAGGAAGATGCTAAAACAACGGGCGGTACCTATGTTGGCAAACTAAATTCAGCTAACAACAAAGCTAACCACCCAATGTTTTCTCTGACGCTGGTTGATGATCAGAACAGGGAAGTTTCAGCTCATTTTATGTTTACTGAGTCGGCTAAAATTGGTAAAGATCCCTTAGATGGATACCGTTTAAATCCGTACTCCGGCATTACTGATTACATTGAATTATCCTCTGTTTCTTCCAGCGGAGATAAATATTCTATCAATAACCTGCCTCGTAATTTTGGAACACCTATCGAAATCCCACTTCAGGTAGAAGCTTATGAAAATGGGTTTTCGATTTCTAAAAGTATGTACATGAAGCTTCAGAAATTTTCGAATATACCGGATGGTTGGACGATCACATTGATTGATAAAAAAACATCAACAGAAGTCAGCCTCAAAAATCAACCCTCGTATATATTTACACACAAAGGTACTATGGGGAAACAAGCGGCAAATCAAAGTAGCTCTTTGAAACCAAAAATTCAGAGTAAGGCAGATCCCAAAAATGCTCGTTTTGTAATACGGATAGAACCGGGAGCAGATGCCAGCGACCTCCCTTCCGATTTTACCCTGAAACAAAATTATCCTAATCCCTTTAATCCTTCCACAAAAATTCAATTTGAACTACCGCTACAAGGCGTTGCAGAACTCTCGATTTTTGATATTCTCGGTAGAAAAGTAACAACCATTGTTGATTCTGAACTTCAGGCAGGAATACACACGTTTACCTGGGACGCCTCTAACTTTTCAAGTGGTATTTATTTATATCGATTAGTCACAAACAATGGTGTTTTTACCAAAAAAATGACCTTGATTAAATAGCGCTTCCTTTCTTCTTATAGATTATTTTCATGCGGGTTAGAAATAGCTAATCATTCCCAAGTTTAGAAAACCAATAATTATATTTGCCAATAAACTCAGTCTAACCCAGAAGTGTGAAAATCACCCAAAGCACACATATCGGACTATTGACCCTGCTGATTGCACTCATAAGTGTGGAAACTATTTCCGCGCAAGTTCCGGGGTATACCTTCCGTAAAAAATTTGCTGTTGATAATGCCCAGGTTTCAGGCTCTACAAATTTGACTGATTTTCCTGTACTTATCTCACTCACAGAAAATGATTTCAGAACCACGGGTAATGGTGGGGGTGTTGAAAGCCCCAATGGATATGATATTGTATTCACTTCTGCAGATGGTTCTACCGTTCTTGATCATGAGCTGGAATCATACAATGCCTCAACCGGTGAAATCTTATTTTGGGTTCGCTTCCCTACCCTTAATGCCACGTCTGATACCGAATTCTTCGTTTACTATGGAAATTCCAGCCAAACTACCGATCAATCTGTAAATACCACCTGGAATTCCGGTTATCAAATGGTTCTGCACCTGGATAGTGACCTGAGTGACGCAACTTCTAATGGAAATAATGGTTCTACGAGTGGAACTTCTGTAATTCCAGGAATAATTGGTGACGGGCGTGATTTCAATGCCGGGAGCGGAAATGACATAATTACCATTCCAGATGACCCTTCCATTGAGATTACCGGAGATATTACTATTTCATTCTGGATGAATGGTTCCAATCTTAATTCTGTAGGCCCCGACTTGGTAACCAAAGGTGCTTACAACAGTTCTTATGCCGTTTATTACTTTAATAATATCACCGTTAACGATGACGGAACTGCCTTTGATGGTAGCGCCTTGAATGACGGACAAGATTATTATGTCACTTTCACAAACAGCAGTACCAATGGCCGTACTATTTATATTGATGGAGCGCAGGATGTAACTAACGGAACCGCGTTCAACTTCACCCCAAATGGAGACAACCTCACCCTTTCAAGCGGAGATTTTCAGTTTGACGGGATGATGGATGAAGTTCGGATTTCGAATGTTGCACGCTCGGCCGACTGGATTGCTACGGAATACAGCAACCAAAATGCGCCGGGAAGTTTTATCTCTGAGATACCTGATCCGCCTGTTCTTGCCGATATTGAATCTTCTCCACAGAACTTTTTTGCCGGGGGTTCTGAGGTTTTTATTACTTCAGCTATTACTGTTGACCATCCATTTACTTCTAATCTCTCAAGTGCTGAAATCGAAATCACCGGAAATTATAATGCTTCTGAGGATGTACTCGACTTCACTGACCAGAATGGAATAACAGGCAGCTGGAATTCGGGAACAGGTATTCTATCACTTTCCGGGACGGCTACCTTAGCACAATACCAAGCTGCTTTAAGGGATGTTACCTATGAGAATACCAACGGTTCTACCCCTGACCAAAGCACCAGAACAATATCAGTAACCGTCAATGATGGGTCAAACGACAGCAACACCCTCACAAGAGATCTCAATATAATCACTACCCTGACTGACCTATCGACTGATTTAGCCAATCCCGTTTTTCATTTTGATGCACAGGATGTAAATGGTGATTTAAATCTGGGGAATCAGCCTGGAGATGGTACCTCTGTCGCTTCCTGGGGAGACCGTTCAGATAATGCTGTGGGTTCCGGAACTGATCTTTCAGCAATAAATGGAACTGCTGCCCAACGTCCACTATTCAATTCAAACTATTTTGGTGAACGGGGTGGAATTCTTTGGGATGGAACCGATGATAACCTTGATCCGCCAAACAACGCTATTTTAAATACAGCTAGTTATACAGAAAAATCTTTTGCCGTTGTTTTCAGAACCGGGGCATCAGTTACAGGGTTACAGGTAATTTACGAACAAGGTGGTGGTACCCGGGGGTACCAGATTAGTATTAAAGATGGTAATGCGTACGCTTTCGTATGGAATAACAACGAATGGGGCGTCGGGAATCAATACAAATCAATTGATTTAGGAGTAGTCCAACCCAATGAGAGTTATATATTGATTGCGAGCCATGATGCGACAGCCGGTGCGCTAGTCAATCGTACCTGGTCAGCAAGCATAAACGGTGGTACTGCCATTACTTTGTCCAATACTGATGTTCAGCAAGCTCATAGTGGCGGTGCCATCATTGGTGAAGAAAACGGAACCCGCGACCCGGTGACAACAGCAAACAACCCAGCAGGCAATAACAATTTTAACGGATACATCGGCGAGTTTTTATCCTGGAATACAGCCCTTAATGGCGGACAGATGGCCAGTGTGTACGACTACCTCTGCGATAAATGGTGTAATGAACCTCCTGTCCTGGCTTCAATTGAAATGACAGACCTTGATTATACAGAAGGTGATTCACCAACTTCTGTCTCCTCCTCACTAACTGTTTCAGATAGTGATAATACTATTCTTGAGGGAGCCACCGTAACCATTTCTTCAAATTTTGAGACCTCCGAAGACGTTCTGGATTTCACTCCTGTCGGAAATATTGGCGGAAGCTATAATTCAACAACGGGTGAACTAACACTTTCAGGAACTGATTCACCAGCTAACTATCAAACTGTTCTTCGTTCGGTTACTTACGAAAATACGAACACCGTCAATCCATCCACAGCATTAAGAACCATCGATTTTGAAGTGGAAGATTGGGATGATGTAAGCAACACGGCCTCCCGTGATATAAATGTAATTGCTGTAAATAGTACTCCTTCTCTTTCCGGTATTTCAGGACCTGCTTTAACATACAATGAAGGAAGCGGGGCTGTAAATGGTAGTGCCGCATTTACGGTGGCTATTTCAGATGCAGATGACACCAATATGGAAAGTGCCACCATTGCCATCACAAATAATTATACGCTTGGGGAAGACGAACTTGGCTTTCCGAATCAGCTTGGAATTACCGGAAGCTGGAACTCTACAACGGGCATTTTGACCCTGACTGGTTCTGCATCCCTGGCTGATTATCAGACGGCACTTGAGGCTGTAACTTACGAAAACCTGAGTGCTGATCCGGTTGAGATTACCCGGACTATTTCATTTACCGTTAATGATGGAGCGAGTAACAGCAATACCGAATCCAGAGATTTAGATGTGGTAGCTGCTAACTCAGCGCCGGTGCTTTCCGGTATCGAATCCTCGGCTCTGAATTATGATAATGCAGCTATTCAAATAACGTCTACCCTACAAGTATCTGACCCGGATGACACTCAACTCGACAGTGCCTTCGTGTTGATTACTCAAAATTTCAAACCCGCCGAAGATTCCCTTTTATATTCGGAGATTTTTGGAATTACCGGGGATTTCGATGATCAAACAGGACGATTAAAACTGGAAGGAACTACTTCTTTAAGTGATTATCAGACAGCCCTGAGAACCGTTGAATACAAAAACTTTGCCACCATACCTACCGGACCCGAACGAGAAATCAGTTTTGTAGCTCACGACGGAGCACTAGCCAGTGACACAGTGAAACGCACAATTGAAGTGAATGCGGTAGAAGCTATTAACGGATTGGAAGTTTGGCTGCGCGCAGATGCCGGAATTGTAACCAGCGGCAGTGAAGTTGTGACCTGGCAGGATCAAAGTGGAAATGGAAATGATTATACCGGAACCGCAGATGCCGGAACCCGGCCTACATTTGTAAGCAGTTCAAGCCTGCTTAATAATCAGCCCTCTATTAACTTTGCCGGTAACGGGGATCACTTTGCTGATACTGATGGAGAGAATTATATCAATGGATCAACCGAGTTTACCATCTTTTTGGTTTTGAAATCAGATCAGACCAATACTGACCGTGGATTGTTTATTGCAGAAACACCCGTTTCTCAAGATAAGACATTAACCATTCGTTATGATGCAGCCGGAGCTAATACCGGCGGTGCCTTTACCAATGTAGTAAAGGCAGGGATACTGGGAGATGATCCCGACAACCAAATTGAGAGTTTTACTGATATCCAGACAACTAATGGGCAGATTATCAGCTATCAGTGGCAAAGTGGCAATACCTATGATATTTTTATAGATGGTATTCTGAATAACCCCAGTTCGATTGGCCCGCCTCCAACAGGTACTATTAGCAATGCTACCACAGCAATTTTAGGTAAAGGGGGGAAAGATGATCCCGATACCAACAACCAAAGCTGGGATGGTGAGATCGCAGAGTTTATTTATTATGGCCGGCTTCTCACACCATCCGAGCGGGAAAATGTAGAAGATTACCTCTCAGAGAAATACACGCTTTCAATCCGAAAAATTACGGCGGCAGAAAACGGTGAAAATATTTCTGCTGATGACGCAAATACCTCCTACACCTCCCTCACGGGGCCTATTATCAAAGAAGGTTTTGCCGGAGAACTATCCGCAAGCGGAACTTTTGTACTCAATGCACCAACTGGTTTTGAATGGAATACAGGAGCAACTCCATCCGTATCTACTTCAGCGGTTTACGGAGGTACAACAACTCTTGCTGTTTCATATACGAGTATTACTTCTTCTCAAGTTACTTTTACGGTTAATACTGCTTCAACTTCAAATCCGGGTGAGATTGATATTAGCGGACTTCAAATTCGCCCTACCACCGGAGCATTACCCAATACAGGCAACATCACCAATACGGGTACTACAGGACTTGGTGGAGGAACTAATTATGGTTCGCTATCTATGGTTGCAGGTGCTTTGGACAGCCTTGTAATTACTCAGCAGCCATCATCTACAAATGTAAATACGGCTATCACACCAGCCGTTCGTGTACAACTTACCGACCAGTTCGGGAATAGTGTGAAGCAAGCAGGAGTATCGGTTAACATGGCTTTAACTTCCGGAACGGGATCATTATCGGGGACCACCAGTCGTTTGACAAACTCTTTGGGAATAGCTGATTTTTCAGATCTCGAAATTGATGATGTAGGCACAAAACAACTCACAGCTACAAGTTCTGGCCTTGATAATGCCGTAAGTTCAAACTTCAGTATTGTAAATGCCGGCGTACTTACAGGATTTAAAGTTGAACGCGTGCCTTCCGGAAATATCAGCCCAAAAATAGCCGGACAAAATTTCAACATAAAAATTACTGCCATTGATGGTTCTGGGACAACTGTAACTACTTTTTCGGGAACCACGGTTGTAACTTCTTCTTGTGATATGGGGTTAGGACAAGGTACTACATCCAGTTTCAGTTTAGGAGTTCTGTCCTCCCTTACTGTTAACATTACCAGTGTCGGTAATTGTACAATTACGGCAACCAATTCCTCAGGCTCCGAAACCGGGGTAAGTAATTCATTTGCTGTATCAGCGGGCGCAGCTGATGAGTCCGAAACCACTATCTCTGCTTCTCCCACTGTAATTCTAAATGATGGAGCCAGCACTTCTACGATTACGGTTCAAGCCAAAGATGCTTTTGGAAATAACGTTACAAGCGGAGGTGCTACCGTAGTATTAAACACTGATGAGGGTTCAATTGGCAGTGTTACTGATAATTCGAATGGCACCTATTCGGCCACGCTTACATCCTCCACGGGAACAGTTGTTGCAACGATAACCGGTACTTTGAATGGAAATAGTATCAGTGATAATGCCCTGGTAGAGTTTGCCTCCTTCAGTCATATCTGGGAAAGTCAGCTCGGTTCTGTTGCTGATGCCTCCAATTATTTTGATCCTGACAACTGGAACGTTGGTTCTGTACCGAATGCAGCCTCAGTTGTACTGATTCCTGCGAGTCCTGCTGTTGGTAATGAGTTTCCTGTTGTTAATGTAACCGATACAGAAATTGCTGCCCTTTCCATCGAGGCTAGCGCTGAACTCAACATATCAGGTGGTGTTAACTTTATCGTCTCAGGTGATGTTACCGGAAACGGGGAACTACTGGGAAGTAATAATGACTCTCTTACCATTGGTGGTGATCTGAATATTCCGAATTTCACCCTAGGTAATATCATATTTAATGGAAGCAGCGACCAAACTATTCAAAGTCCACATTCTTTTGTAAACGTTGAGGTTGACAATCCCGGAACAGTAGAAATCACAAACAATTTCACTGTAACTGGTATTCTCACTATGACCGATGGCGAATTACTCGTACCAAGCGGCCTAAACCTGATCGCCAATACACAAGCATATGGAACAGGTGTTCTGCGGTTCCAGAGAAAAATTTCAGGAGTCAGAGGCTGGAGAATGCTGGC
It encodes:
- a CDS encoding DUF2341 domain-containing protein, translated to MKITQSTHIGLLTLLIALISVETISAQVPGYTFRKKFAVDNAQVSGSTNLTDFPVLISLTENDFRTTGNGGGVESPNGYDIVFTSADGSTVLDHELESYNASTGEILFWVRFPTLNATSDTEFFVYYGNSSQTTDQSVNTTWNSGYQMVLHLDSDLSDATSNGNNGSTSGTSVIPGIIGDGRDFNAGSGNDIITIPDDPSIEITGDITISFWMNGSNLNSVGPDLVTKGAYNSSYAVYYFNNITVNDDGTAFDGSALNDGQDYYVTFTNSSTNGRTIYIDGAQDVTNGTAFNFTPNGDNLTLSSGDFQFDGMMDEVRISNVARSADWIATEYSNQNAPGSFISEIPDPPVLADIESSPQNFFAGGSEVFITSAITVDHPFTSNLSSAEIEITGNYNASEDVLDFTDQNGITGSWNSGTGILSLSGTATLAQYQAALRDVTYENTNGSTPDQSTRTISVTVNDGSNDSNTLTRDLNIITTLTDLSTDLANPVFHFDAQDVNGDLNLGNQPGDGTSVASWGDRSDNAVGSGTDLSAINGTAAQRPLFNSNYFGERGGILWDGTDDNLDPPNNAILNTASYTEKSFAVVFRTGASVTGLQVIYEQGGGTRGYQISIKDGNAYAFVWNNNEWGVGNQYKSIDLGVVQPNESYILIASHDATAGALVNRTWSASINGGTAITLSNTDVQQAHSGGAIIGEENGTRDPVTTANNPAGNNNFNGYIGEFLSWNTALNGGQMASVYDYLCDKWCNEPPVLASIEMTDLDYTEGDSPTSVSSSLTVSDSDNTILEGATVTISSNFETSEDVLDFTPVGNIGGSYNSTTGELTLSGTDSPANYQTVLRSVTYENTNTVNPSTALRTIDFEVEDWDDVSNTASRDINVIAVNSTPSLSGISGPALTYNEGSGAVNGSAAFTVAISDADDTNMESATIAITNNYTLGEDELGFPNQLGITGSWNSTTGILTLTGSASLADYQTALEAVTYENLSADPVEITRTISFTVNDGASNSNTESRDLDVVAANSAPVLSGIESSALNYDNAAIQITSTLQVSDPDDTQLDSAFVLITQNFKPAEDSLLYSEIFGITGDFDDQTGRLKLEGTTSLSDYQTALRTVEYKNFATIPTGPEREISFVAHDGALASDTVKRTIEVNAVEAINGLEVWLRADAGIVTSGSEVVTWQDQSGNGNDYTGTADAGTRPTFVSSSSLLNNQPSINFAGNGDHFADTDGENYINGSTEFTIFLVLKSDQTNTDRGLFIAETPVSQDKTLTIRYDAAGANTGGAFTNVVKAGILGDDPDNQIESFTDIQTTNGQIISYQWQSGNTYDIFIDGILNNPSSIGPPPTGTISNATTAILGKGGKDDPDTNNQSWDGEIAEFIYYGRLLTPSERENVEDYLSEKYTLSIRKITAAENGENISADDANTSYTSLTGPIIKEGFAGELSASGTFVLNAPTGFEWNTGATPSVSTSAVYGGTTTLAVSYTSITSSQVTFTVNTASTSNPGEIDISGLQIRPTTGALPNTGNITNTGTTGLGGGTNYGSLSMVAGALDSLVITQQPSSTNVNTAITPAVRVQLTDQFGNSVKQAGVSVNMALTSGTGSLSGTTSRLTNSLGIADFSDLEIDDVGTKQLTATSSGLDNAVSSNFSIVNAGVLTGFKVERVPSGNISPKIAGQNFNIKITAIDGSGTTVTTFSGTTVVTSSCDMGLGQGTTSSFSLGVLSSLTVNITSVGNCTITATNSSGSETGVSNSFAVSAGAADESETTISASPTVILNDGASTSTITVQAKDAFGNNVTSGGATVVLNTDEGSIGSVTDNSNGTYSATLTSSTGTVVATITGTLNGNSISDNALVEFASFSHIWESQLGSVADASNYFDPDNWNVGSVPNAASVVLIPASPAVGNEFPVVNVTDTEIAALSIEASAELNISGGVNFIVSGDVTGNGELLGSNNDSLTIGGDLNIPNFTLGNIIFNGSSDQTIQSPHSFVNVEVDNPGTVEITNNFTVTGILTMTDGELLVPSGLNLIANTQAYGTGVLRFQRKISGVRGWRMLASPVNSTVGDFLDGTLTQGYTGATYSTGSDPGDTLQPNVMWYLEDYDINEEGLPATDNDRLRAPSNSTNSLVAGRGYWVYFFGSIPADPLYNDPLPDTLDVAGQEFGSGATEVDFGVTYTPEADSGWNFVGNPFGASINWNNAANWTKTNIESTIYIWDPAANSGNGEFLTWNGSTGSLGSGIIPAFQGFWVKANASSPELKVKNAAKTTGGNFLRKEVPAQLQEFESSPPVLELKATGNGLAKVTHVMLSQNGTEGKDDQDALRLLPFSDSHIEFYSTLSNGTELVINNRPANFSHRQNVPLHFESYINGQVAAGSYTLSWPGLRNVPEEWLLILFDHETGQEINLREQENYVFSYNSKKKLKQAQPTNGAPSLKKNKSSARFLLRITTEEIEANIPEEVYLYQNYPNPFNPTTTIPFGLTEESDVTLEVFDILGRKVQTLVSETLPAGNYNIPFQAGRLASGVYLYRILTNQKVLTNKMVLIK